A stretch of the Pedobacter sp. MC2016-14 genome encodes the following:
- a CDS encoding SusD/RagB family nutrient-binding outer membrane lipoprotein, whose translation MKTMFKLLPIVLLVLLVSCKKQLDINIDPVQPVTTTPSLRLPAILGNMAYHLYSHARYSSYHSFYITSRYNTSKIEALWNYNDVTRLGAWRWHYFDVGSNCRGMIERSESDGANNYKGVGKIMLAFSYLTATDSFGDMPFKEAYSGSYNPKYDTQQEVYAGIVSLLNEGIEDLNRSGASDPTMNATADLIYQGNLNKWKSFAEAVRARLLLHTANFDGGYDAVLSTVNASLTGFSDAVLKYPESPTRDWEKNMWGPSIPNPQWNFADIVNILNTSVSTDLFMKYLTVGDPGLNYDPRLYKLTSPGVKGAYNGARLSEGLVVPNWPTVPGTVAPTMDDFANLYNGYWTKDGSPFPYILKEELYFIKAEAAFYKNDNVTALAAYREGVKLNMQRLGITEGEIGSFLSSSKIKQDASLLTISDILVQKYVALYLQSETWVDMRRHGYSTEAYPGIYYPARVLTEWGGRWIQRLPYDNQTEYIYNPQEMARLGATSRSWVFTPVWWADRSTLKN comes from the coding sequence ATGAAAACGATGTTTAAATTATTGCCAATTGTGCTGCTGGTTCTGCTGGTTTCCTGCAAAAAACAATTGGATATCAATATAGATCCGGTTCAACCGGTTACTACAACCCCAAGCCTGAGGCTTCCGGCAATTTTAGGAAATATGGCGTATCATTTGTATTCCCATGCACGTTATTCTTCTTATCACTCCTTTTATATTACCAGCAGATATAATACAAGCAAAATTGAGGCGCTTTGGAATTATAATGATGTTACAAGATTGGGTGCTTGGCGTTGGCATTATTTCGATGTTGGTAGCAACTGTCGTGGAATGATAGAACGCTCAGAGAGTGACGGGGCTAATAATTATAAAGGAGTCGGCAAAATTATGCTGGCTTTCTCCTACCTCACTGCAACAGATTCATTTGGCGATATGCCTTTTAAAGAAGCTTATTCCGGCAGTTATAATCCAAAGTACGATACCCAACAGGAAGTATATGCCGGTATAGTTTCTCTACTTAACGAAGGTATTGAAGATTTGAATAGATCCGGTGCTTCAGACCCTACCATGAATGCTACGGCAGATTTAATTTACCAGGGAAATCTTAATAAATGGAAATCATTTGCTGAAGCTGTACGTGCAAGATTATTATTGCATACGGCTAATTTTGATGGAGGATACGATGCTGTATTATCAACAGTGAATGCTTCTTTAACTGGATTCTCCGATGCCGTCTTAAAATACCCTGAATCACCAACCAGGGACTGGGAAAAAAATATGTGGGGTCCTTCCATCCCAAACCCACAGTGGAACTTTGCTGATATCGTTAACATTTTAAATACGTCTGTAAGTACAGATTTGTTTATGAAATACCTGACTGTTGGAGATCCCGGATTAAATTATGATCCGCGTTTGTACAAGCTAACTAGTCCTGGTGTAAAAGGTGCATATAATGGAGCCAGGCTTTCAGAAGGACTAGTTGTTCCTAACTGGCCAACTGTTCCGGGTACCGTTGCGCCTACCATGGACGATTTTGCAAATTTGTATAATGGATACTGGACCAAAGATGGTTCTCCATTCCCTTACATTTTAAAAGAAGAGTTGTACTTTATTAAAGCAGAGGCTGCATTTTATAAAAATGATAATGTTACTGCGTTGGCCGCTTACAGAGAAGGTGTAAAATTGAATATGCAGCGCTTAGGTATCACTGAGGGTGAAATAGGATCTTTTCTTTCCTCATCAAAAATCAAACAAGATGCTTCGCTGCTTACCATAAGTGACATCCTGGTGCAAAAGTATGTTGCACTCTATCTGCAGTCTGAAACCTGGGTAGACATGAGGAGGCATGGTTATAGCACAGAAGCTTATCCAGGAATCTATTATCCAGCTAGGGTTTTGACAGAATGGGGGGGCAGATGGATTCAACGGTTACCTTATGATAACCAGACAGAATATATTTATAATCCGCAGGAAATGGCCCGTTTAGGTGCTACATCCAGAAGCTGGGTGTTTACCCCTGTTTGGTGGGCAGATCGTTCTACGCTTAAAAATTAA